CGCGCGACTGAACGTCCCGCGCGCGCGCGCTAAAAGCCAAGTTTACCGCGCACGCGACTTTtggcgcggctgttggagatgctcttaatcAATGAAATGGCAAGTCTTTTGCTTGTTTCAAAAAAAACAGTACTGCTCGCCGTCCCTGAACGACCGGGAGGTGACATGATAAAAGCAGAGCACACAACTCGCCGGTGAACCGATTTAAAGTTCCATATACTAGTAGCACACATACTACTAATTAACTTACAAAACACGAACAGAGGGAGTGGACTAACTTAGCTAACACGAACCCTCCTCCCTCCACATCATCCAACACCATGGAGCCCATGAGAAGCTACCAAGTCGCAGAGACCAGACAGAGAGCCGAAATAGTCTCGCaaggacacacacacacactacagGGTAAACTTAAACAAGGGAAAGAATCGCAAAGGAAACTAAAGACAAGCCGCCAAATAATTGCACAGCCGAtctcgccttcttcttcctcctgccctcCCGTCGCCCCCCGCCACTTGCTACATACGTACGGTCGCTCTCGGCCCTGCGAGCTTGGGCCATGCTCCTCACTTGTACTCCAGGATCATGTTGTTCTCGGGCGCCAGGCCGACGCAGGCCCTCATGATGTTCTCCAGCATCGCCCTCTGCTTCGCCAGGGCGTTCACCACCGGTGTGCCAGGAGGAACCTGTTAACAGACAAATTCAGTTGCACGTCAGTTAATCGTCTTTATTTATCTGTAGGTTATTTAGAGCAAACAGTCGAGAATTGTTTCTTACCAGGGGTGCCTTGGTGAGGTAGCTCAGGATGGTGGCAACCGGATGGAAGGAGTGGAACTTGTCCTGCACAGATGCAAGTGGAACAACGAAAGCTTCAGTTTGGCTCCCAAAGTATATCTCGACTGCACAGTAGACTAGCAACATATCTCGTCAGACTCTTACCTCTCCCTCGGCTTTCAGCTGAATCCTGGTGCTGAGCTCGGCCAGGAGCACCAGGTCAAGGATGATGGGTGCGGCGAGGAGCGAGTCCTCGCAGGTGTTGTGCAGCACGATGGTGCTCTTGCCCCCCATGAAGATCTCCGAGGTGTACTCGTCCATGGCCCTCTTGCTGTCTCCAACGTATGGCACATACTGCAAAACAACGGTGAAGCTTCAGTATATACTTCCAAGTTTTTGCACCAacagtgcatgtgtccgtagtAGGTGAGAGACAGATCGACAGACCTTGATCACGACGACGTGGTCAGGATGCTCCCCGGGCTCGTAGAGGATAGCATTGCTCGAGACCATGTCATCCACCACGTTGCTCTTGGAGATCTCCTTGGAACGGAATGTCTGCGGTGCGGATAGGTTCATCCCGTCGTTGTTCCCCAGATGGTTGTAGCTGACAATTGAGGTGGGCTGCAAGAACAGAAACCACATATGTTTAGGCTTCGTAACACAGAAATGTCTGTGTATACATGTGTTCAGTTGACAGTTGATTGTTACCTTGATTCCAGCACCAACAAGGAAATCCACCAAGACAGATTTCATCTTAGTCTGGCCACTCTTGAAATCATCACCACCAATCAGGCAGTTGTTCTTAATGGCAAGATCGATCAGCCCTGCACACAAGAAAATAACATAAGCCTGTAACCAGACACCATATACAGGTACAATCAGCAGAGCAAGCTACACACCAGGCACAAAGGTGTTCTGAGGGCTCCCGTTGATGAACGGCACACCCTCCATGACGCAGGCAATGGCATACAGTGTCGATGGAGATATCTCTGCCTCGTTCTTGTCCACAGACGCCAAGAGGTTCTCCATCGTGTCATTAAGCCCAACAGAGACGTTGCTGTACCTTTCAGTGTTTGCCGTCCAAAGCACCACTACCTTGTCCACCTTGTTCTTCTCCTTGAACTCCCTATTTCATCAAGCCATATGAGGGCGCAAATTTAGAAGTTGATGAAGTTTTCAGCATGGAACGTTGAAACTAACAAGGACTGGTGGAGTAACATTTTCATGAGTAACTCAGCTTAAAATTTAATTTCAGTAGAACGACCCTTCGTGGAGTCCAATCATACAAAAGCCGGTGGCTATAGAGAATCTGTCCAATCATACAAAAGCCACTGGCTGTAGAGAATTATGCATATAGAATCATACCAGTTAAGTAGTGTTATTGTTTTAAAGCATATTCGCAGTGGTTACAGAGAATTATCCATATTAATCATGCGTGCTCAGGCATCAAACTCAGAGTACTCTTTTTTTATTCTACTCTTAAGTGCTGGAATATAGAGTATGTCAAGTTGTATACGTGCATATCTGTATACCTTATGTCTTTGATAATCTGCTCCATCTGCTCTTTCTTTGTGCCCTTGATGACATTGTTAGCCCGGGAGCCCTGGTTGGCAGCGATGAAGTCCGGGTCATAGATGCCGGGGAGCGGCACGATGGACTCCATGTAGGGCCTGAGCTGCTTCTGCAGGTCAATGTCCAGCACCTTGGCCCTGGTCATAGCATCAGCCAGGTTCATGCTGCTAATATCCCAGCCCCCAAACACAAGGTCATCTGGGTTTACCTGAAAAATCATTCTAACACCGTCAGAATAGGATTTGCAGCCAACTGCAAGTCTGGAACATATACAGTCAACAGAGCCCATAGCATTTTGACCGGTACAATGACAACATCATGGCACATATCCACAATTTTCTTTACTAAAGAGCACATGGTGCACtgtctttttttatttttgcatGACTTAGCTGTCCTTCAACTAACATGCAGCATCAAATTGCTACGGGGATAGTGCTCTTCACATAGCAATATCTTTTTAATGTTAGTATTGATTGCAGTGACTCGAAGAAAACTGTATTTACCATGGGCAGGAGGCTCTTGAAGGGTGCATAGATCTCCTCTCCGTTGTAGCTCCCGACCCTGATGGTGGAGGCCTGGGTGAGGGACCCAAAGTAGTTGGCTTGCTGCACCTTGTCCTTTGTCGCCCATGAGATCCCCCTAAATTGATTAAACTCACCATCAGTCTCAAATAAGACACTACTGTTGACAAGGAAGAACCAAAATTGTAATGATGGAATCGATGTGGATGGTGACAACGTACTCCCTGTTGGCGATGACCCCAGCCATGAGTGTGGAGCCATTGTTGCCGCCCCACCCCACGAGCATCACCCTGCACCACCAAAAACAGAGTCCAAATGATTACCACAAATAATCAGCGTATTCTGTCGACAAGTGGCTCACACTACACTGCACGTAGCCAACATGCAAAGCAATCCGCTAGTGGATGTAGATGAAAACAAAGAGGAAATCAGAGAACCCGGGGAAACAAACAAATGCATGGGATTCAGAGTAGCAGTAAATTATACTTGGTCAGGCTAACATAGTTGGGCCCTTgtcaaaagaaaaaggctgacgTCTCATTATTATACCAGGTGGAGTCAAAACCCTGTTCTGCATCTCATCTAAAAAAATACAGAGCAGTCCGTTCTGAATCTTAAAATACAAGCTCACGTGCACATGCGACAGGTGAAAAACTAGTAGATCGGGGAAAGCATGTCGTATTACGGAGATGGAGTTGGTCGGATAGCCGATCTGCTAGCGATAATCCAAAACCGAACAGCATCTTGCAGACGACAACAAACGCATCGCATTCTCCTAAAAAGTCGAAAATGAGACCGTTCGTTTGGCTCCTGCCGTCCATTGATTCTCCTCTCTTGGCAAGGAAAGAATGCCAAAACGAAACGAAAACGAAAACAGAATCCAACACTAGAGGCTGACAGCGATCCGAGAACGACCTAGGCCCACAAGCGTCAACGACGGCCGGCGAAGTTCCGAATGGAACACAGGTCGCACTGATCTTGACAGGACCGAATTAAATCAAGTAAATACATCAGGAGATAATTAAGAGAAGCGCCGAGTTACTGAAACACGGCGACTGAGTGACTGATCTTGACACGACAGAATCTAAAGGATTAAACTAGGCTTTACATACAGAAGACAAGAGAAGCACTGCGCGCGCGTATAtagggaggggaggagaggagcgtTGGTTACCGACCCGAGCTTGGGGACGTTGGTGTTGGTCTTGAAGTGGTAGTTGACGGACTTGGGGCGGACGACCCACTTGGAGGCGCCGTCGTGGCTCTCGTGCACCAGCTCCGTGGTGTCGTAGCGGTACTCGGACTCGATCTCCCCCGCGCCGTACCTCACGTTCGGGCTCTCCACGCGGAAGCTCTCGATGAACATCTTGGCGACGCAAGATCGAtctctccctctctttctttCCTGGAGACTCTTGCAGGGAGGAAGAGAGAGGTTTTCGAGTGCGGTGGCAAGGGGCTGGAGTGAATTGTGTGTGATCTGCGGTGGGTAAGCGGGCGGGGGTGGGGGATTTATAGCGGGTTAGGCGGCCACGTGGTTTCGCTGGGGTCCACGCCGTAGGTGCCAGTGccaggcggggcggcggcgagacAGCTTGGCCGCCGGGGATAGCCGCCGGCGGGCTGGGGAGGCGGGGGGCGGAAGGGAATGGGGGTCGGGGAGAGGCTCGAAGAGGAGGAAGGGGCGCGATGGGCCGATGAGGTATCGACCGcacttctttctttttctgcgaGGACGGAGGGAGGAACACAGTTACGATTTTGCACTCAAGAAATCGCAAAAATGCCCTGCCCACAAAGATCGTGTGCTGCGAGGCAGAGGCGTCACATGCACACAGTGGCCGCGCGCACCCTGCCTCTGCCGGTGCCAGTGCCAGGCGCCGGGATCATCAACGATTCCGTGGACACGGGCACGCGAGATAGATACTAGTAGATTCCGAACGATTCTGAAATTCCGAGGAACTGCGAGGGGCGAAACGCGAATGATCCCGCGGTCCGCTGCGCCCGGCGCGGGCGCGGCTGGGAGCGGGCCCAGTGAGCCGCGACGGCCCACGGTCGCACGGCGGGGCCCCAGCTCCTTCCCAAGTGGCGCTCTCTGCTCCGTGGTGCTCGTGGGCGCCGTCACGTGGCCAACCGCCGCCCGGTCGTGGCAGACGCTCCTGGAaacgcctcacacacacacgTCCTTCCCCACAGAGCATAGACGCGGTCCATGGGCTCGCTGCAGAGCACGCCATGTGGTGCGGTGTCAGCGGCGGGCGGGGAGGCACCGCTCCGAGCTCGTGCGTTGTCAGTGCGATCCAGTCCCGAGAGCAGGCGCGGGTCCCCGGGGAAACACGAAATTGTTGTCCTTGCATGCAAATGGCCCTGTCCTTGCATGTAAGACTCTCGGGAATCTTCGGGCGCTCGCGGCTAGTGCGTTCTAGGCTCCTCTCTTCTCGTCAGATCTGCTGGGGGAGGTTGCCACTGCTTTTGCTATGGCTCAACCAAAGTAATTTGCCCTAGCACAAAGATGAGTAAGTTTGTCTGCCAACCCGCAAAAAAAAGGTAAGTTTGCTTGCCCTAGCTACAAGTGCAAGCTCAGAGAGATTGTATGGTGATATGCCTTTGTGCAACTTTTACAAGTGTTAGGTTCTATAGATTCTTTGCGTTGCAAGCTGAAATCCGGTCGAGTACTGATCATTGCTTCCTACTTGGAGCGTCTACAAGCAGGATTGCCAAACATGGACCATTGTACGCCCACGGACAGTGACCGGTCACCACCCATTTGTACTCGCCCACGTGCTTTTTAAATTCATACAATCTATACCAATATGTAAATAAGCAACACAACATCAATCAAAGCTACGTACCCATATATAGCACAATCGGACCAAAAAAAATAGAGTAACAGAGTTCATCAGACACTGTTCATGGGACATAGTTCATCATTGGACGGATTAAACTTGGTACAAAATAAATTAGATCGGGGGAGCGGGGTGACGAACATGGCCATTTCCTCGCCGGGCCTCTCCCCTTGTGGTCACCGGAGCGACGGTAGTAGTCCTCCGTGTAGGCATCCGCAGCGGGAGGTGTGTCGTCGTCCGTGCTTGTCGTGCCACTATTGGACGACGACGAGATGATGCCGACGAGACGTATGTCGGCACATGCATGCTCCTTCGTGTGTCGTCGTCCCTGCTAGTCCTGCCACTATTGGACGATGACGAGATGATGCCGACCAGACGTCTGTCAGTGCATGCATGGTCCTTCGTGTGTCGTGGCGCCTTGGCCTTGGCGATCTCCTTCTGCATCGCGAGGCACTTCGATACTTTGGTGCCAAGCCGGAGCTCCTTCGTGTGTCGCGACGCCTTGGCCTTGGCGATCTCCTTCTGCATCGTGAGGCACTCCGACACTTTGGTGCCGAGCCGGAGCTCCTTCGCGTGTCGCGGCGCCTTGGCCTTGGCGATCTCCTTCTGCATCGCGAGGCACTCCGACACTTTGGTGCCAAGCCAGAGCTCCTTCGCGTGTCATGGCGCCTTGGCCTTGGCGATCTCCTTCTGCATCATGAGGCAGTCCGACACTTTGCTGCCAAGCTGGAGCTCCTTCGCGTGTCGCGGCGTCTTAGCCTTGGCGATCTCCTTTTGC
This genomic window from Aegilops tauschii subsp. strangulata cultivar AL8/78 chromosome 4, Aet v6.0, whole genome shotgun sequence contains:
- the LOC109758133 gene encoding inositol-3-phosphate synthase, coding for MFIESFRVESPNVRYGAGEIESEYRYDTTELVHESHDGASKWVVRPKSVNYHFKTNTNVPKLGVMLVGWGGNNGSTLMAGVIANREGISWATKDKVQQANYFGSLTQASTIRVGSYNGEEIYAPFKSLLPMVNPDDLVFGGWDISSMNLADAMTRAKVLDIDLQKQLRPYMESIVPLPGIYDPDFIAANQGSRANNVIKGTKKEQMEQIIKDIREFKEKNKVDKVVVLWTANTERYSNVSVGLNDTMENLLASVDKNEAEISPSTLYAIACVMEGVPFINGSPQNTFVPGLIDLAIKNNCLIGGDDFKSGQTKMKSVLVDFLVGAGIKPTSIVSYNHLGNNDGMNLSAPQTFRSKEISKSNVVDDMVSSNAILYEPGEHPDHVVVIKYVPYVGDSKRAMDEYTSEIFMGGKSTIVLHNTCEDSLLAAPIILDLVLLAELSTRIQLKAEGEDKFHSFHPVATILSYLTKAPLVPPGTPVVNALAKQRAMLENIMRACVGLAPENNMILEYK